The sequence TCCCAATCAGCCGCGGcaggaagaagctgctgcacgCCTCGAAGCAGAATCCCCGACGGCCAAACACGAAGCCGACCTTTGCGTCCTTGCTCGCAACACGAATGTTGGCCGCCAGCGTCATGGTGATGCCCACGCCCACGGCTGACCCGTTGAGCGCCACCACGACCGGCTTGGTGCAGTTGTACATGGCGAGGCTGACCTGGCCGCCCTCGTCGCGGTGCACGTCTGCGTTGGCGCTCTGCTCCCCGCCGGCGTTGAAGTCCATGCCAGCGCAGAACATCTTGTTCTTGGGGTCCGACGAGGTCAGCACGACGGCGCGCACGCGCGGGTCCGAGGATAGCAGGCCGAAGGCGGCGATGAGGGACCGGGCCATTTCCTGGGTGAAGCCATTGTGGGCGGCTGGGCGGTGGagcttgatgatgatgacgggcgtgacggcggcggaggaggctgGGTGGTGGGAGAATTGGAGCGTTGGCAGGGTAAAGTTGTTGTAGCTGGAGGGGAGATCGGGGGCCATCTTGAATGTTTTGTGGTGGGGGGTAGGGGTGAGCTGAGGTTGTTTGGTTG comes from Trichoderma asperellum chromosome 3, complete sequence and encodes:
- a CDS encoding uncharacterized protein (EggNog:ENOG41), whose protein sequence is MAPDLPSSYNNFTLPTLQFSHHPASSAAVTPVIIIKLHRPAAHNGFTQEMARSLIAAFGLLSSDPRVRAVVLTSSDPKNKMFCAGMDFNAGGEQSANADVHRDEGGQVSLAMYNCTKPVVVALNGSAVGVGITMTLAANIRVASKDAKVGFVFGRRGFCFEACSSFFLPRLIGTSKALHLATTGGVYPAGHKLFDGLFSEVVEAGEVLPTALRIADEIAANVSLVSAAVMKNQVYRAPASPEEAHLVESKLFYSLVRSDDAQEGIQSFLQKRQPEFKDTIDENAPPGYPWWAPVDVRSRSKL